CGGTTCATTCAGGGGGTGGcatccccgctcccccccgccccattcccGCAGCCGTGCtaacagccccctccccagcaccgctGCCTTCGCCGCTCCCCTTCGCCTCCCAGTCTGTGGAGACCGCGAGCGTGGAAAATCCCCAGACAGGGAGTGTAAATGCTTGTTCTTTGTAAATGAAGAACATAATTAACATTAAATTAAGGTAATACAAATGAAGACAACACAGAGCCTGACAGGATGAGTGTTTGGGGAGGCAGTAGAGAGAAGtgattcatatttttaatttactgtacaAATAGActagcagggctggggggaaaagGGCCATCCAAGTggagtggggattttttttttttttttcccactgttgttttgctgtgctttaaGCACACAATGACTATTAAAGTCAACTGCCCATATAATAGGACATCTCCTACATGACTGCTCTCCGAGAGGCAGCTTGCTGTAGCAATAAATTCTGGGAGTGCCATCTGCTGGTGCGCACCCTCCGCCGGGCACCCTCGCCTTGGCCACCCCCATGCCGGACATTCTAGCCTTAGCCACCTCGGCCACCACGACACCAGGCATCCTCGCCTCGGCCACCCCAATGCCAGGCACCCGCACctggaccagccccagccccctgcatCCGCTGCCGAGATCTGCTCCCACAGAGCGCCGGACGTGAACCTGCCAGCATTAAtacataagtattttttttttctatagggtaaccaacacctttttttccacacacacacccccaaataTGCCCTTAAATtgttcatcatctttttttttaagaggctgaGGGGGTCTGGTTGATGCCGaagaaatattttaggtttttgaaagaaagaaatcactgtCCTCCACTCCTCCGAAGTGCTGGGTTTCAGCTCAGTGCCCCTTACCCagaacacagttaaaaaaaatcacccattTTAGGTTTTTCCCTGCGGAAAGGCACTTGACCAGAGCCCATGTGGAATGCAGGCTCGACTGGAGCCAGCTCTGCGCTTTAAGGCGCTGAGAGCTGTGGGCTCAGCCTGGGGAGACCCTGCTGTGGGATGACTTTCAGCCGGGAGCGAGCCAGATTTACTGTAGCACGAGGGTGTGcatggggctgtggcacctggaaGGGGCGCGCTGCCACCGCCGTGTCATTGTCCCCTTCCCTGAGGGACTTCTGCCACCACTGTGCAAAGCAAAAACATGAGAAGGTGCAAAAGGACCCATTCCTGGCTGAAATCACCCTTCCCAGGCAGAAGATGCCCTGGAGCTGTGCCGAGAGCCTCTCCCTGCATCCCAGAACTACTCATCTTGGGGGTGTTCCTGATTTTGGGGGTGCAATCTTTGCACTGGAAGCATGGCCAAGGAAAGTGTGCATGAACCCACCTGGACTAAAGCCAGGGAAGGGGTTGTGCTGGGAGCTCTGCCCTCCACTGCAGCACCTCAAGTTGCTTTGGGGTCCTCAAGGCCAAGGCGTGAGGCAGTTTTGGGTACCATCGAGCAGCAAGCCACCTTACGGAGATGCTTGGCCCTGGAACCTCTCCTCCATTGGTAAGACAAGGCCAGGACCAATCCCGCGCCCACCTCCGTGGGCCAGAGGAGTGCTGCTCCAGCTCCCTTTTCTCCACGTagaaggaggcaggagcagggtgtTCACCCAGCTCGGAGCATGCAGGAACAGCATCCTACTCAAAACTGGTCCCTGATGGAGCCTCTGCAGTCAGGTGagattttggggaagaaaaggcaCCCCTGCTGTGGTGACAGGGACAGTTCTCTGTTAGGGCACCTGCTGAAATCAGTACAGGAAAGTTTCAGCCTCAGAAGCCTAGTGGGTCCCTGTCGTTATCAGGATCCATCCCCCAGCAGCCCATCCCTGCTGGAGCCATAGGGATCACAAGCACTGGCAGAGTGAGAATGCTCCTTGGCTTGTCTAGCCACAGCCTGGGGACACTTACTGCCTCACCATCAGTGCTGGCACAGGGACACCAGTGTGTGTCCCAACAAGCTTTCATCAGCTTCCCGGTCAGGATGTGACCATTCACCCTGAGCCAGGTACCTTGCAGGAGAGCTTCCCTGCAGGATCTGGAGACACCCAGTGATGGGCCATCACCATTTCCTTGAGGGACGCATTTCAAAGTATCTGGAGAGTTCAAACTGGGGCCTTTGTTCCCATTCCAGTTTGGCTGGGGTGAGGTCCAGCCCTCCAGGTGTATACCTCAATGCTTAAACTCACCCTCCCTTTAGCGTTGGGCACATTACAAGAAGACACTTAAGCATTTGGAGTAGGTCACCTTCTTCTTCATTTCTGCAAACCATAAGAGGATCAGGAGCACTTCCAGGCATCAAAGTAATTTCTCAGACTTTTCTTTGCACCTTCTCCAATCTTTCAAGGTCAGTTTGGACACTGCTAGAGGATACAGCCCTACCCTCACCAAGCAGAACCAGTGCTTTTGGAGGCCTAAATCCAGAGAGCTGCTTTGGACATGGGGAAGCAGCTTGGAGCCCACCCAGCCATACACTTCCCAAGAAGCTTGCAGAGGAGCGGTTGGGAATGCCTCCTTGGGCAGGGCAAGCAGAGGGGAATCCCAAATCCTGCTTTTGCAAGAGTACCAGACCCATTGCAGAGGGACAGCTTGGACTGACAGCCCCAAACAGAGATCCTGCCCCAACATCCTAAAGAAAAAGCTGATGAGAAGCTACTGTCCCACAAGCATGGGGTTTCCTTGCTCCCACCCTTCCAGGTCCTGATGGAAGGAGGATGTCCCTTGGCCGGTACCCTCACAAGGCTCCCCAAGAGCAAACGCACCCAAAAGGCACCATAGAACTTTGCCAGTGACCTCCAATCCTTGGAAAGAGGGGAATTCTGGCTCTGGTGGTGTCTGAAGACCTGTCAGAAATGGGGCCCAACCCCATGTTTCCCAGGTCTGCCCCATCTCACCAGCCAGCGTAGAGCAGTCCTTGGCCATAAGGCAACACTCTGGCTCCTCGGACACGCGGAGGGGGGGCTGCTCCCAGGGGGGGCCATTGACTCCCACATGGGGGGTAGGAGGCATCTTCCAAGCTGCCCCACATGCTGGgtgggagagagaaataaataccggaataaataaatacaagtggCAAAGAGGCCTGAAATGATGCTGTCGTTTGCTGGGAATGAGAGACACAAGTGTAATTTAGGTTTTGATATTATGAAAGTCTCGCTGCTCTAAAACAGCAGGGCACTCAGTGCCTCATTAATAAAGGATAAACTTGGAGTCTATTTACAATGCACTTTTTGGGGTTATTTACACTCCATTATACATATGTAATGCTGCACATATTTACCGCTCTGTTCTGCTGCCGAGAGCAGCCGAGTCGGGAGGGAGACGGAGTGGGAAGCGGCTGACGCTGTGGAGCCATGACCCCTGCTTTGACTGATGTCCCTTAAACAGCTTGAGCTGCAGGAGAACCCCAACCAGCTGCTGAGGATGGAGGGGCTGGGACTGGCACTGGgggacccagcacccacccacccctgGAGACACCCCGAGGCTTTGCCAAGTGATGCAGAAAGGGTGAGCATCTCACATGGGCTGGAGCCCAGCACACCAACAAGTGGCCATGAGCACCAAACGTGCAAGCCATGGGCCCATCGTGGAGTGGGGAGCTGGAAAAAAGAGGGCTAAAGTATCtgcaacaaaataaatcatgtcTGTGTTGGCACTAGAGGGCTTTGGCCATGCAGCCCTCTCCACCACCCAGCTTTTACCACCTACCAGAGCAAAATATTGTAGTTTCCCTGCAAACGGCAGCTCCCCGAAGGTCTGCTGGCCTGGgactccctgtccccatggtgttgATGGGAGCTCCTGAGGGTCCTGGGCCACATGAGTAGCTGTGTCCATGGCAGCTTCAGGAAACAGGGTAGCCCTCACCACAGGATCCAGGGCAGAGAGATGGGAGAGGTCATGCTTGGAGAGCACCGTAGGGTGACAGCAACTCATGGGGTGCAGCAAGGGGATGGGGGTACACCCAGGACCCCTTTGTCCTCAGCAGAGTTTGGGAGGGTGCAGAGGTCCCACAGGAATGCTCTCTGCAGGGCCAGCATGCAGGGCTGGGCAGCGAGGGGCTGCCtgcaggctgggggtggtggtggtggggcatgGTGGCTGGATGGTCACCTCCAGCTCTGAGCTGCTCCGTGGCCCTTTTCCAACTCAGCCTGTGTTTGCATGACCAATGTGGAGCAAAATGCCAAAGCCCAGGAGCCACCGCAGCCACCCATCCTAGGAAATGTGGGGAGACTCTGACCTTCCCAGCCAGGCacagtggggaggaggagaagccccccatcccatcctgctGCTCATGGCACTAGGGAAGCACCCACACCTCCCAGCTCTCTGCCATCCCAGGTTGTGCCTGCCAGACGCCAGCTCTGGAGACGATGTTCTTTATTAAATACCTTGCGCGGGCAGCCCTTGGCGAGTCCATGTGCCCAGCAGCAATGTGAACCCCCTACCCCCAGGAGGACCCCCTGTCTGTGGGAAGGCATCTTTTCCAGCATGGGGGTGATGCACAGTGGTCGGTGCAGCCCTGGCACACCATCGGATCTCATCCTGGCCACAGGCTGCAGTGCGGTGAGATGTCctgggggatgctgagctggTGGAGTCCAAGCAAACTGGCTCtcacttccctccccagccccaagccTCCTCCgccatccccagcccccccagccccgccagggCAGTGGTCTCACAGTGGGAGGTGGGGGCATATCAGGGCAGGCTGGAGCCCGAGACCTCCAGGGAGCTGCTCTCCAAGGCCCCATAGCCATCAAGCTTCATCATCCCGATGAGGTGggttgggagggagaggagggagtggCGGGTGGTGAAGATGTGGCTGATCTCCATGAAGGTTTTGTTCTTGGTCTCAGGGATGATGATGTAGACGTACAGGGCCACCAGCAGGCAGACGCCACAGAAAACCAGGTAGCAAAAGGCACCAGCTGACATCTGGGGACAAGAAGAGAGCAGGGACGGGGCAGAGCCAGGCACTCCTGACCTGGGCATGGTACGAGGCAGTGTCCCCTCCTGTCACCCTTCCCTGGGCTGGCTCCGGCCAGCAACGAGCTGAGCCAGGAGTGGGGGCATCCCTGGGGTTAAGCCTGGCTTGGCACACTGTCctgggggagcagcagagccgtgtccatcccctcctcctccccttgccccTCTGGACTGGTACCTGCAAGAAGGGGAAGATGAAGCCGATGGTGAAGTTGCAAAACCAGTTGAGGGACCCCCCCACGACGTAGGCGGCTGGGCGGTGCGACTGCGTGAAGAGCTCGGCTGTCATCAGGAAGGGGACACCAGCTGCGGAGGGAGGGGACAGGTCGAGGGTCTGGGGGACAGGTTGCCTCAGGCACCCCCCAGGGTCGACAGGTCCTGCCTGTCTCAGCCCCGCAGCCACAGGGCTGGAGCCCAGCAGGACCCACAGGTCAAAGTGGTGGTgttgggagggctgggggagacAGGGAGCACCGGGATGGGTGGACCAGCGTCATGCCCTTGATCTCCCTTTGGGACCCGTATCAGTGGGTGGGTGACGTCCCCCCGGCAATACCACAGGTGCACCTTGCTGAGCGCTAAGGCCAATTTCACAAGGTACTGGATTGGAAAGTTTCAGACTGAGTCAAAGTCAAGGTGGAGCATTTCATCTGGATCCTCATCTTGCAATAGTTTGCCTAAatgctgatattttaaatttcatgtaaATCACAGGCACAGAGAAACATGGTTTTGGTGCTGCCCATAACGTCCCTTCTAGCCTCCCTCAATCAAAACAGTTTAGCAAATTTCCTTCTATCGAGCACCTAAAAGCTTGGGCACCGTGGCTGATTTGGACAGGAAAGAAGCGACCACATTTCCGAGCACCAGAATTTCCTGCAGGACACAGAAATTTACCAACTGGCTTTTCCCAAGTtgtactgtggaaaaaaaaagacagaatgacTGAAGATGAAGACCCAAGCCAGTGTGGCTACTAAAAACTGGACAAAGGCTATAGCTACTTCTCCTGAAAGGACTCAGCTCCTCCTGCCGTGTGTCACTGAGCTGGCAACCCTGGGTCCCAGGACAGTCCCTTTGCTGGAGGGCAGGATCCAAGGTCCAGCGCACATCCCAGGGCAGACAGGGATGTGGCAGGGGACTGTATTTGACGTGGTGACACGGGTTGGGTCCCACTGCCTGGGAGCTCTTTATAAAAGGTGCTCCAACGGAAAAGACAGACCAAAAGAAAGTGTCAGTAAGTGAAGGAAGAGCAGAGGCCCTGATGGACTCTTACTCACAGCTTGCCCAGAGTAGagacatatatttttttgttttaaaactcctATTCATCATTGTTTGTGAACAATGAGCCATTAAAATCCTAATTAAAGATGTAATTACAGTGAATAAAGTCAGGGCTGAAGATGAATTATAGATCTGTTAACAGCTCTGCTAATACATCAACTGGGTAAACCAGTCCAGGTTTCACTCCTTGCTGTCCGAGCCCGCCCTCACACCAGTGCTGGGTTAGGGGCAGGACGATGCTCACCAGCCGCCCTGTCATGGGAGCAGATGACACCTCCAGAGAGGTCTGGGGAAGGCTGCCAGGGCTTTCTCCCCACTTGGCccaggagcagggatgaggaggaggtgtTGGTGTGTGCCCCGGGGACGTAAGGTGCTGGAGGGGCTTGTGGTGGGGTCTTGTTCGTGGGGAGCAGCATGGTAAaccagggtctggctgtggggaaggggccAAGGTGCTGGTCCTGCCACCTGCCTGCaaacccccctgctccccctgagacccccattcccaccccaccgcccccggctccctccgGCCCCAGACCCACCTGGTCCCATGCAGAAGCCGGCGATGATGCCGACCACGCAGACGACGCTGACGTAGCGCATCCAGGGCAGGTCAGTctgcggggggacacgggactgGGGGACGCTGCAGGGGTGGTGGCCCTGAGCTTCATGCCCAGCGTCCCCAGGACTGGGCTTCACGCCTGCCCCTCGGCTCAGCGGTGGCCCTTGAGGACAGTGGCCATGCAGGACACATGGGGGAGGCGCAGACCAGCAATGGGTGGCTTGGGGCAAAACTGGTGAGGGTCAGCCTCGACAAAGCTCAGCAACTCGTGATGCTGAGACATCCCCAGAGCTGCGGGATCATCCTccgggagcaggcagcagaggaaggacCCTGCAGACCTCTCCACCTCCATGGCATTTCacagccacctccctggggacaacTATTTCTGCAGAAGAGCTATCAGAAGCGGCAGGATTTTTCTCATGGGTTTggcttctcttttttgttgtttgctctGAATTTTCCCCCCCTTTAACTTTGGAGGGAAAACTTTGCTTGGAAGAGCCATCTCACCTCCCATTTGCATGCACGCCCCCTCCCCTGGGGTGATAGCCATCCTTTCATCACCCAGCTCTCATTAATGAACATAGAGCTCCAGCCCTGGCCCTATCAGTGgcccaggggggtggtggtggccagACCCTACCTGCACCAGCAGGGAGACAGTGATGCCAGCAGAGCAGATACCCATGGTGCAGAAGCCGGTGATGATGAGTGGCCGCCGGCCCAGCTTCTCGATGGTGAAGCACTGCCGAGGGAGAGCAGAGActgatggggggtggggtgggtggggagctCCCCACCAGGTCGGCGGCACCCCCTGAACCCCAGATCCAGCTGAAGGTGGGAGGATGCTCCCAGTGGTACCTGGGGGttgggggcagccccagcttagAGCTCCAGGGTTGGGGTGGGGGCACGGGAAGAGCCAGGACTCCCGGCGTGAGCAGGCACCGGGAGGCAGTGGGGTCCCGCAGAGCCCCGTTAGGGCGCGGGGTGGGGGCTGGATGGGGTCGGGCCCGAGCggaggtgctgggctgggcaTGGGGTGTTTGCGGGGCAGCGGGCAGAGGAGGCCGGGCGCGGGcaggcggcgcggcggcggcggctggagcaggcagggtaTTGACAGCAGAACAAATGCCTGTAATTTTATAACCAATCTCGGCACGTCCGTCGGGGGCCGTTTGTGGGGCTGCTCCCGAGCAATCCGGCTGCACgccgggcggctgccgggggctggggtggccccatggccagggcaggggagaaggggagaagggggcagcctttggaggggcaggggggggatcGAGGGGCCCCACTCTGCCGTGGGTTGAGCTacggggagaggggagcagcttCCCACTCAGCCCCGGTTTTCTGGGAGAAGCCACCCCCCCATCCATCCCTCTAATTGTCAGGGAGCGGATTTAGTGCTGAGTGGCTTGGGCTGGCCCCGGGTGACACTCGCAGATGGGACGAGGACCATAAATCTGCCTGGCCCAGTGCTAACTCTCCAGCTAAATGAGGcctggcttggggggggggcagggctgcTAGCCCCAGGCCAGGCCAGTGCTAGGCTGGGGGGGCAGATGGAGACATGTGGCTCTTTTaacagagtgaccatgaaattgGGAGCCAGAAGGAACCGCTTAGCCCCTTCCATCacccccaccctgctcctgcctggcatctCCCCCCAACCTCCCTGCTACCCCCTCACCCCAAAATTCTCCAGCCCCTCCTAGATGTGACCCAGCAAATTGACCCCCTCTCATCCCATCTCCCCAAATTTTCCTGCCAAACCCTCTGCCCCTCAGAAAAGGGGCTGTGCTGTGGCACGGACAGCATTTGGGgtccctccagcagcccctgtttgatggtgctgggagctggggacaAGGCTGTGCCACCGAGGGGCTGcatccgtctgtctgtccgtcaCTCACCCCGATCAGCCCCGCGACAACTTCGATGGCGCCAGTGCCCACGGTGGTGTAGGGGATCTCGGAGACGGGGATCCCGGCGTTCTCGAAGATGGTGTTGGTGTAAAACCAGATCTGCCGAGGAGGGGGACTTAGCGTGAGCCGGGGGGATGAAGCCGTGGGGTGCTTGGTGAAATGAGTTGCCAGGTCTCAGCTCAGCCTCTGCAGAGCCAGGTCCTGGGGTGAGGACCCCACAGGGCTTACGGCATCGATCCCCGAGAGCTGCATGCCGGCATTCACCACCACCACCGAGACGGTTTGCCAGCGGACGGAGCGGTCTCGCAGCAACTGCCAGACGGAGACCATCTCCACAGAGGAGAGCGACCGCTGCTCCTCCTTCATCTCCTCGATCACATCCTGCACGTCGGGTGTCCCCAGGAACCGGTGCAGCGCTGTGGGGAGAGTGGGAGTCACAGGCATGCATCCCCCCATCACAGCGTGGATGCTCATAGGTagggcacagggcaggggcttggcTCTGCCTCCCCAGGGGACCTCCCTGACCCATGGGGCTGAGCATCCGTAGGAACCGAGGAGATGCCTGACACCATGGTGGTGGACACCCTGGAAATGCTATGGCGCAACTGGGTAGGAGTGAAGGGCTGAAGCATAAGGACTATGGTGGGCTGTCAGGTCTGGGCGTGGAAGGATGCTGTGAGGATGCACCTTGGTCTTGGGAGACCTTGGACAAGCACCCAGCACCTCCCGGAGCTAGTCCCCACCCCAGGACATCCCCTCACCCTCAGTGGCCCTGCAGACGTCGTTTCTCTCTATCAGCAGGTACCGTGGGCTCTCAGGGAAgcagtgcagcagcaggagctggagggaggtgggaatGACCACCACCGACAGGAAAAGAGGCCAGAACCTGTCCTGAGAGAAGTCAAAACAGCACGTGTCACAGGAAGGACAGAGTAGGGTCCAGCGCACATGTGGGGTATTGTGCTCACCTCGCCCAGCAGCTCCGGGAGGCCCAGGACCTGTGCGAAGAAAACCCCCAGGCAGATGAAGATGGTGGGCACGAGGCCCAGGAAACCCCGCAGGCTCTTGGGGGCAATTTCTCCCAGGTAGAGGGGTACCACGCTGAGACAGATacctggggggggacaggaggacTGGGATGGGAGAGGCAGCCAGGAGGAGGGTGCCCAGCCAGACCCTCAGTGCATCTCCTCCCATGCCCAGCACCATCCACAGCGGGGATGCATGGCCAGGGAGGTGGCCCTCTctgccccatggagacccccatCACAGAGCCTGTGACCATGGGGGATGACCATGACCATGACTCTAGCCCCCTGGGAATGGGCTGTAGGGGACAGAGCCATGAGGAAGGGGCCAtgcacagccctgcagcacctACCTGAGTGGACCCCTGTGATGGACCGGCCAATGATCACCATCTCGGGGGACCCCAGCTCCCGGCTGAAGCTCATGAAGCCACCGGCCAGGAGGACGAGGAGAGCACTGCGGCTCAGCGTGCCTTTCCTAGCAGGGTACAAGCAGCAGGGCAGCCCCTCcggccccatcccatcccttgaCCACCCTGTCCCATGTCACCCTCTTACCTGCCGTAccgctccaccagcacccccaccagCAAGGAGCCCACCAGCCCGCCCACGGCAAAAATGGAGACAGTCAGGGAGTAGAGGAGGGTCAGGGAGCCGGAGGCCAGCCCGTGCCCATACCGCTGGGACCAGGTGGCATTGTAGAAAGCCTTTatgtgctgtggggcagagagagaCACCAAATGCattgggagaaaggggaagacaGGGGAAGACAGACCCCATAAGGGAAAAATGCCATGAGTTTAACAGCATTGCTGGAGATGCAGGGCAAGACATGACATTGGGGATGACTGGGATGCGCTGGTCTGGTTGCTcagtcagcctcagcgccagagGGGTTTAAGGACAACTTAGAGGtgccacaggcagagctggagctggagcaaaGAGGTTGTGGTGAGGTTTCCCAGGCCTTGCCTTCCAGGGAGGAACAATTTTAGGGGGTACAAGAACACAGGCTCCCACGTCCCTCCCATGCCATCCTTCTCCTCGGACTGGCTCTGTGGGCAGCAACCTGAGGGAAATGCCAGCATTTTGGTGTGGGGCTGCCAGGTAGTGATCCCTCCACCCTCCCAGGGAGGGATGTGgagcccttcccctgctcccgGAGAGGCTGGGCCTCCCTTACCGCCGCCGGCGAGTTCACCACAGCCAGGTTGTAGCCATAGAGCATGGAGGAGCCGAAGGACACCAGGAAGGTAACTGACAGCAGGGGGAAGGTGAGGTgctgggagagagaaggagggatcAGCACAGCCAAGGTCACACATGACATGAGCTGCGTTGGGTCATTGCCCCTTTTCTAGTAGGGATGTCCCTGTCCCAGAGAAAAGACCCCAACGTGATGGATCCCTGTGCTGAGCACCGCTTCATGCCACCGCCCAGCACCCAGCCTGGCCGATCCGGCTGCCCCGTGGCTGGTCTCGTGGCCATGGCATGAAGCTTTGTCCTGGCAATGGCCCAGCTCAGGCTGGTGGTCCCGGCTGCCTGTCCCCAACACCCCTgtcccggggctggcagggggcagCGGGCAGAaaggggcaggcagaggagggagagacgCCCGTCCCCTCTTGCAGACGGGGGCTCCCAAATGGCACCGCTGcgagctgccctccctgcccgggAGGCCCAGAGCTGCGGAAAGGTGCAGTTCCCCACGGCGAGTCCCAGCCTCCCCCAAAACGCCACACGCACCCACCCCCTAAGCCCTTGCCCCTACCAGTGCCTCCATCACCTGCTCCGGCAGCAAGGGGGGACCTCGTTGCGGGGATCTGATGGCTGCGGAGGGACACCCTGCAGCCCTGACCCATCCCGGGGGGTTGAGACCAGCCCACCCCGGGATCAGGGTGCCCAGCAGGACCCAAGAAGCACTCAGGTCACCCCCCCCAGCCGCAggagcacccctgggtgctgcacCCGGCTGTCTCCCCTGGAGCAACGGGCATCCCACGGCCCCGCAGGGACAGGGCTGTGTCGGGGCGAGCCTGTGTCCCTCGGGAGCAGCCCCGCgtcccagcatccccccccccgcagcccccccaagCACGGTAGCCGGATCCGTagcacccagcagctcccggCTCACGCACAGCAAATCCCCGCTAATCCCATCAAGAATCCCGAGCTGGGAAAGAGTGGGAAAGAGGGGGGAGTGTCaggcctgggcgggggggggggggtggggtgggtgagaAGAACACGGGACACCCTGGGGCAGACGGGAAGCGGAGaaggggcagcccccccagcccgcaGGGAGCTCACCCCGGTGATGTCCCCGCCGGGCCGCGGGGTGCCTTTGCCGACGGTCGGGGCGAGGCTGCAGCTGGagccgggggagggaggaggaggaggaggaggagggcggggggaggaaggcag
The sequence above is a segment of the Larus michahellis chromosome 6, bLarMic1.1, whole genome shotgun sequence genome. Coding sequences within it:
- the LOC141744744 gene encoding solute carrier family 2, facilitated glucose transporter member 5-like is translated as MGETSQAAGPGLPSSPRPPPPPPPPSPGSSCSLAPTVGKGTPRPGGDITGHLTFPLLSVTFLVSFGSSMLYGYNLAVVNSPAAHIKAFYNATWSQRYGHGLASGSLTLLYSLTVSIFAVGGLVGSLLVGVLVERYGRKGTLSRSALLVLLAGGFMSFSRELGSPEMVIIGRSITGVHSGICLSVVPLYLGEIAPKSLRGFLGLVPTIFICLGVFFAQVLGLPELLGEDRFWPLFLSVVVIPTSLQLLLLHCFPESPRYLLIERNDVCRATEALHRFLGTPDVQDVIEEMKEEQRSLSSVEMVSVWQLLRDRSVRWQTVSVVVVNAGMQLSGIDAIWFYTNTIFENAGIPVSEIPYTTVGTGAIEVVAGLIGCFTIEKLGRRPLIITGFCTMGICSAGITVSLLVQTDLPWMRYVSVVCVVGIIAGFCMGPAGVPFLMTAELFTQSHRPAAYVVGGSLNWFCNFTIGFIFPFLQMSAGAFCYLVFCGVCLLVALYVYIIIPETKNKTFMEISHIFTTRHSLLSLPTHLIGMMKLDGYGALESSSLEVSGSSLP